The following coding sequences are from one Rattus rattus isolate New Zealand chromosome 11, Rrattus_CSIRO_v1, whole genome shotgun sequence window:
- the Prr14l gene encoding protein PRR14L isoform X1, translated as MLSSGVETQPVPLGSSMSAVVQELYSGLSVSVSKELHAEQEPSMTPDLKPGASSSPISHGRASPQGLQRTHAEGCCEESSETVDYGGKTGWCGLVDPTRGPMAYEVLDREERPKSMEPKVFRDQGDQAQVFRGPCEGAKEDPCQHSTTTKEKICPSQDLLLIQSSKGPVCADRPGDARKNRGNVHNTAGTLPEPTEERRGNSTVSKMSKGKEESCDLHPVYKEEDNHQQSLRHHKEKHSSAHDGSIAPGSIDAITPSEENSKILCLTPYLSGSKSLEKCGFESSGLTKASAEKTHEVDQSQDFTCREERTVESSNHSNCHTLAGCPCIDSCSSMLNSPTEATEITFKKNDVKITLNLDGNLINSEDHRKTVVDVTHPEENSEESSFSLLVHTEDPEQTTVKSSALNGKIYSKVAQSVVSLQRKLGDCPPNEALCNEFLPERKPLQSSMPEDPVSSEHNEISKSKEGTAKLPSSPEKPVQPSQDSISHFDGPITVCEISECSPNGKLVAHKIEHECVSHQQVSLSSQDHVTADSLLSINREMPSAACKDVQESRRFLENGVNVTPDTQTIPAETKTEAMSPQGDKACGASSFIQTLNIKTSSSEGQKEMTGVHSTFLSSVRGAAGSSLVRECQNVQSRDLFSCHCITQDASEENMCSACAAYEPSKDILKVSNCKIKCGNASQRPEDFAENSTLLESEPAGREMQSSILGGTVRGSVTAAVSHSAPLNAAAHVETGDEGLVGKKQDQHRDTEIYKHSISAGDTQELSQSVNIPSPETVVDQSLSVISSHFKAMPRAAGSLHQKAGEVSDCQSSQNSLDKCRCEGKPAREGLNGDYRETLPEVSHKQKDRIVCSGSKVPLSCGSLKQKDPKRAFKNIPGSEEFTHSMLDVVCPDCRGEPTEGVQGLEASSLSGHCTRHESLAHHETLRSTSSLRGELNVVFIGTPGWHSELPNAAASTVDSPEMEKSHEEKVCKSLKDYEVEECPDSAIDHEVKSIEDHEPQRRAPEREGVSLNDIHCEHQGKGGSMTEGLRLETNSEFGKKKTFGLSLKDSVSPGCQDSIKVVHSRLSSLEHSPADVPGEMPNLKHHFKPKDGKVLCENVKDCTVLSDMKEGIPMDSNNPCERDSTYVSVDSNACKACHSHRNSTDKHLPLTMETAIKVNKEETEEHQKGLLGHIAVGEAAEETITRAGHDGNSQTHVKCQRVQNVAETPQNQGVVDSALPKEECAHQKGTQALSEQHISANLLSDEMRSKKQPVADQDESLMMGEVTLRKPTKDKIARQLQRLKSPKEESLCPSLKKDTQLYTGTCLPGTSWKEGDPTFAGGDRIHGAFVTLSYPQRLLPVKKQPHRTCKRISCQEPVTVRRKISKVRNSDCGKNFSSPVPTKAHRLLSPCTVPAKPLEPETVALESLRGHTPKPKATLCHSLRSLSCRKPTKESALLDKLSVLASKLTLAAKPQRLRCRRYSSSLVPLAKNYKRLRYKKLLDGFSHNAVQLDPYLAATGWSRGSHSRPLALYSLEAVKISFIDLSNKMPSLLLGTENTPFSFHVKSASSCMAESSRTFPEHCAPSRLALTEASPCSPPSPKWTFSFFLSHGCPGVATFREDTGLSSQTHTQAPLRDYGGTAIVQTRADCSGLGLHTLLALCSPGCYRIWTKRRNFSSHMPTMQRLLLTQFTQGLKGLRSPASIADKVFSSLPYSVGRVLSIWSQHGPSCTFKLPALHSPHSKQQGSLSALSSHTTIPNVPLPGMEAAHNTNSSHLRLEPVFPALVPKSCLVTEPSVSTLLLSASELQVPAFDELDGVSAACPRPQSSPAQQEEAEPEKRPKKVSQIRIRKTIPKPDPNLTPMGLPRPKRLKKKEFSLEEIYTNKNYKSPPASRCLETIFEEPKERNGTLISISQQKRKRVLEFPDFTVPRKRRARGKVKLAGSFTRAQKAALQTRELDALLIQKLMDLETFFAKEEEQEHQPAAENSSGSLL; from the exons ATGCTGTCATCTGGAGTAGAGACTCAGCCAGTTCCACTTGGTTCCTCCATGTCTGCTGTGGTACAGGAGTTGTACTCTGGACTCTCAGTAAGTGTCTCCAAAGAGCTTCATGCTGAGCAGGAGCCGAGTATGACTCCAGATCTAAAGCCTGGAGCCTCAAGCTCTCCCATAAGTCATGGCAGAGCATCACCCCAGGGCTTGCAGAGGACTCATGCAGAAGGTTGTTGTGAAGAAAGCTCTGAAACCGTGGATTATGGGGGCAAGACTGGGTGGTGTGGACTAGTGGACCCTACAAGAGGGCCTATGGCTTATGAGGTCTTGGATAGGGAAGAGAGACCCAAAAGCATGGAGCCAAAGGTCTTCAGAGATCAAGGAGATCAGGCGCAAGTTTTCAGAGGCCCATGTGAGGGAGCAAAGGAAGACCCGTGCCAACATTCCACAACTACTAAGGAAAAGATCTGCCCCAGTCAG GATCTCCTCCTGATACAGTCCAGCAAAGGACCTGTATGTGCAGACCGCCCTGGAGATGCACGAAAGAACAGAG GAAATGTACACAATACAGCTGGAACTCTGCCAGAACCCACTGAAGAGAGACGAG GGAACAGTACTGTTTCCAAAATgagcaaagggaaggaagagtcaTGTGACTTACACCCTGTCTATAAAGAAGAGGACAATCACCAGCAGAGTCTCCGCCACCATAAGGAAAAGCACAGTTCTGCACATGATGGTTCCATCGCTCCAGGAAGCATAGACGCTATAACACCCTCGgaagaaaattctaaaattttatgtCTCACACCATATTTGTCTGGTTCAAAATCCTTAGAAAAATGTGGTTTTGAAAGCAGTGGATTGACAAAGGCATCTGCTGAAAAAACGCACGAGGTTGATCAAAGCCAGGACTTCACTTGTAGAGAAGAAAGGACTGTGGAATCCAGTAACCACAGCAACTGTCACACTCTAGCTGGCTGTCCCTGTATAGACAGCTGTAGTTCTATGCTTAATTCTCCTACTGAAGCCACAGAAATTACGTTTAAAAAGAATGATGTGAAAATTACTTTAAACCTTGATGGTAATTTGATAAATTCTGAGGACCATAGGAAAACTGTTGTGGATGTGACCCATCCTGAGGAAAACTCTGAGGAAAGCAGCTTTTCCTTATTGGTGCACACGGAAGATCCTGAACAAACAACGGTAAAGTCCAGTGCCCTGAACGGGAAGATTTACAGTAAGGTTGCTCAGTCTGTAGTCAGCCTCCAGAGGAAGCTGGGCGACTGTCCGCCAAATGAAGCCTTGTGCAACGAGTTTTTGCCTGAAAGAAAGCCCCTTCAGAGCTCGATGCCAGAAGATCCAGTAAGTTCTGAACATAATGAAATATCAAAATCCAAGGAAGGTACTGCAAAATTACCATCATCTCCAGAAAAACCTGTTCAGCCCTCACAGGACAGCATTTCCCATTTTGATGGACCCATCACCGTTTGTGAGATAAGTGAATGTTCTCCTAACGGAAAACTGGTTGCACACAAAATAGAACATGAATGTGTTTCACATCAACAAGTGTCCCTTAGTTCTCAAGACCATGTGACAGCTGACTCTCTACTAAGTATAAACAGAGAAATGCCTTCAGCAGCATGCAAAGATGTTCAAGAGAGCCGTCGTTTTCTGGAGAATGGAGTAAATGTTACCCCTGACACTCAAACCATTCCTGCTGAGACAAAAACGGAAGCCATGTCTCCACAAGGTGACAAAGCCTGTGGTGCCTCCTCATTCATACAAACCTTAAACATCAAAACAAGCAGCTCAGAAGGGCAAAAAGAAATGACTGGTGTACATTCCACGTTTCTCTCAAGTGTGAGGGGAGCGGCTGGCTCCTCCCTTGTCAGAGAATGTCAAAATGTTCAGTCTCGGGATCTCTTCAGCTGTCATTGCATAACACAAGATGCATCTGAAGAGAACATGTGCTCTGCTTGTGCTGCCTATGAACCTAGCAAAGATATTCTGAAAGTTAGcaactgtaaaataaaatgtggaaatGCATCTCAAAGACCAGAAGATTTTGCAGAAAATAGCACCCTCTTGGAGAGTGAACCTGCTGGGAGAGAGATGCAAAGCAGCATCCTAGGAGGCACAGTCAGAGGTTCAGTGACAGCAGCTGTGTCACATAGTGCTCCTCTGAACGCAGCTGCTCACGTGGAAACCGGTGATGAGGGACTGGTTGGAAAAAAACAAGACCAACACAGAGACACTGAGATTTATAAACACAGCATCTCTGCTGGTGACACACAAGAACTAAGCCAATCTGTAAACATTCCAAGTCCTGAAACAGTAGTGGACCAGTCTCTGAGTGTTATTTCATCGCATTTCAAAGCCATGCCCCGAGCAGCTGGAAGTCTTCACCAGAAAGCAGGTGAAGTCTCTGACTGTCAGAGTAGCCAAAATAGTCTAGACAAATGCAGATGTGAAGGCAAGCCAGCCAGGGAAGGACTAAATGGTGACTACCGAGAGACCCTCCCTGAGGTAAGCCATAAGCAAAAGGATCGGATAGTCTGTTCAGGCAGTAAAGTCCCTCTGTCTTGTGGCAGTTTAAAGCAAAAAGACCCCAAAAGagcctttaaaaatattcctgGTTCTGAAGAGTTCACACACAGTATGCTAGATGTGGTATGTCCAGACTGCAGAGGTGAGCCTACAGAGGGAGTGCAGGGTCTAGAAGCATCTAGTCTATCTGGTCATTGTACAAGGCACGAGTCACTGGCACACCATGAGACTTTAAGAAGTACCTCATCTCTTCGAGGAGAACTGAATGTTGTATTTATAGGTACACCTGGCTGGCACTCAGAACTCCCAAATGCTGCTGCTTCTACAGTAGACTCTCCTGAGATGGAAAAATCACATGAAGAAAAAGTATGCAAATCTCTAAAAGACTATGAAGTAGAAGAATGTCCAGACTCTGCCATTGATCATGAAGTAAAATCTATTGAAGATCATGAGCCACAGAGAAGAGCGCCGGAGAGAGAAGGTGTGTCTTTAAATGACATTCATTGTGAGCATCAAGGTAAAGGAGGATCCATGACAGAGGGACTGAGACTTGAAACAAATTCTGAGTTTGGCAAGAAGAAAACCTTTGGATTATCCTTAAAAGACTCAGTGTCTCCTGGGTGCCAAGACTCTATCAAGGTGGTACATTCTCGTCTGTCTTCTCTGGAACATTCACCAGCTGATGTTCCTGGTGAAATGCCTAACTTGAAACATCACTTTAAACCCAAAGATGGTAAAGTGCTTTGTGAAAATGTCAAGGATTGCACAGTCCTGTCTGACATGAAGGAAGGAATACCAATGGATTCAAATAACCCCTGTGAACGAGATAGCACATACGTCAGTGTGGACAGCAATGCGTGCAAAGCTTGTCACTCTCATAGGAATTCCACTGATAAACATTTGCCTTTGACAATGGAAACAGCAATTAAAGTgaataaagaagaaactgaagaacatCAGAAGGGACTACTGGGTCACATAGCTGTTGGGGAAGCAGCTGAGGAGACCATCACCAGAGCAGGTCATGATGGTAATTCTCAGACCCACGTGAAATGCCAGAGAGTGCAAAATGTTGCTGAAACCCCACAAAACCAGGGAGTTGTGGACTCTGCCTTGCCAAAGGAAGAGTGTGCACATCAGAAGGGCACACAGGCACTATCGGAACAGCACATATCAGCAAACTTGCTGTCAGATGAGATGCGAAGTAAGAAGCAACCTGTGGCTGACCAGGATGAGTCCCTTATGATGGGAGAAGTCACCCTAAGAAAGCCAACCAAGGACAAAATTGCTAGACAGCTTCAGAGGTTGAAatccccaaaagaagaaagcttaTGTCCTTCATTAAAGAAAGACACTCAATTATACACAGGTACTTGCCTTCCTGGTACCTCCTGGAAAGAAGGTGACCCCACTTTTGCTGGAGGTGATCGAATACACGGTGCCTTCGTGACTCTGTCGTATCCGCAAAGACTGCTTCCTGTAAAGAAGCAGCCTCATCGAACGTGTAAGAGAATTTCTTGTCAGGAGCCGGTCACTGTGCggagaaaaataagtaaagtgAGAAATTCTGATTGTGGAAAGAATTTCTCTAGCCCAGTTCCCACAAAAGCACACAGACTTCTCAGCCCATGTACCGTGCCTGCCAAGCCATTGGAACCTGAAACCGTAGCTCTCGAGAGTTTGCGTGGCCACACACCAAAGCCGAAGGCTACTCTGTGCCACTCCCTGAGGAGCCTGAGCTGTAGGAAGCCTACCAAAGAATCAGCCTTACTAGACAAGCTGTCTGTCCTGGCCTCCAAACTGACTCTGGCCGCAAAGCCCCAGAGACTCAGATGTCGGCGGTATTCCTCTTCCCTTGTTCCACTGGCTAAAAACTACAAGCGCCTCCGATATAAAAAGCTCCTAGATGGATTTTCACATAACGCAGTGCAGCTGGACCCATATTTGGCAGCTACTGGGTGGAGTAGGGGGTCTCACAGTAGGCCCTTGGCACTTTATTCTCTTGAAGCTGTTAAAATAAGCTTCATAGATTTGAGCAACAAGATGCCGTCACTGCTGCTTGGTACCGAAAACACCCCGTTTTCCTTTCATGTGAAGTCAGCATCCAGTTGCATGGCCGAGTCCTCCAGGACTTTTCCTGAGCACTGTGCCCCGTCGAGGCTTGCCTTAACAGAGGCCTCCCCGTGCtcacctccatctcccaagtggaccttctctttcttcttgtccCACGGTTGCCCTGGGGTGGCCACATTCAGGGAAGACACTGGCCTCAGTAgtcagacacacactcaggctcCTCTCCGAGATTATGGAGGCACTGCCATAGTTCAGACCAGAGCAGACTGCTCTGGCCTTGGCCTTCACACACTTCTAGCACTTTGTTCACCCGGATGTTATCGAATCTGGACAAAAAGACGGAACTTCTCCAGTCACATGCCTACCATGCAGAGGCTCCTCTTGACCCAGTTTACACAGGGCCTAAAAGGGTTAAGGTCTCCAGCCTCTATAGCCGATAAggtcttctcttctctgccctaCTCGGTGGGCCGAGTGCTGTCCATTTGGAGCCAGCACGGACCCTCTTGTACCTTCAAATTGCCAGCTCTTCATTCTCCTCATAGCAAGCAGCAGGGGAGCCTGAGCGCCCTGAGCAG CCACACCACCATACCAAATGTGCCTCTTCCAGGCATGGAGGCTGCCCACAACACCAACAGCAGTCACCTGAG GCTAGAGCCTGTGTTTCCTGCCTTGGTGCCAAAGTCTTGCTTGGTAACAGAACCCTCTGTCAGCACGCTCCTGCTCTCGGCCTCGGAGCTCCAGGTTCCTGCGTTTGATGAGTTGGATGGTGTGTCAGCAGCTTGCCCCCGACCACAGAGCAGCCCGGCACAGCAGGAGGAG GCCGAGCCAGAGAAGAGACCAAAGAAAGTCTCACAGATCCGCATCCGGAAAACCATTCCTAAACCAGATCCCAACCTTACCCCGATGGGTCTGCCTCGGCCCAAAAG
- the Prr14l gene encoding protein PRR14L isoform X2, with translation MLSSGVETQPVPLGSSMSAVVQELYSGLSVSVSKELHAEQEPSMTPDLKPGASSSPISHGRASPQGLQRTHAEGCCEESSETVDYGGKTGWCGLVDPTRGPMAYEVLDREERPKSMEPKVFRDQGDQAQVFRGPCEGAKEDPCQHSTTTKEKICPSQDLLLIQSSKGPVCADRPGDARKNRGNVHNTAGTLPEPTEERRGNSTVSKMSKGKEESCDLHPVYKEEDNHQQSLRHHKEKHSSAHDGSIAPGSIDAITPSEENSKILCLTPYLSGSKSLEKCGFESSGLTKASAEKTHEVDQSQDFTCREERTVESSNHSNCHTLAGCPCIDSCSSMLNSPTEATEITFKKNDVKITLNLDGNLINSEDHRKTVVDVTHPEENSEESSFSLLVHTEDPEQTTVKSSALNGKIYSKVAQSVVSLQRKLGDCPPNEALCNEFLPERKPLQSSMPEDPVSSEHNEISKSKEGTAKLPSSPEKPVQPSQDSISHFDGPITVCEISECSPNGKLVAHKIEHECVSHQQVSLSSQDHVTADSLLSINREMPSAACKDVQESRRFLENGVNVTPDTQTIPAETKTEAMSPQGDKACGASSFIQTLNIKTSSSEGQKEMTGVHSTFLSSVRGAAGSSLVRECQNVQSRDLFSCHCITQDASEENMCSACAAYEPSKDILKVSNCKIKCGNASQRPEDFAENSTLLESEPAGREMQSSILGGTVRGSVTAAVSHSAPLNAAAHVETGDEGLVGKKQDQHRDTEIYKHSISAGDTQELSQSVNIPSPETVVDQSLSVISSHFKAMPRAAGSLHQKAGEVSDCQSSQNSLDKCRCEGKPAREGLNGDYRETLPEVSHKQKDRIVCSGSKVPLSCGSLKQKDPKRAFKNIPGSEEFTHSMLDVVCPDCRGEPTEGVQGLEASSLSGHCTRHESLAHHETLRSTSSLRGELNVVFIGTPGWHSELPNAAASTVDSPEMEKSHEEKVCKSLKDYEVEECPDSAIDHEVKSIEDHEPQRRAPEREGVSLNDIHCEHQGKGGSMTEGLRLETNSEFGKKKTFGLSLKDSVSPGCQDSIKVVHSRLSSLEHSPADVPGEMPNLKHHFKPKDGKVLCENVKDCTVLSDMKEGIPMDSNNPCERDSTYVSVDSNACKACHSHRNSTDKHLPLTMETAIKVNKEETEEHQKGLLGHIAVGEAAEETITRAGHDGNSQTHVKCQRVQNVAETPQNQGVVDSALPKEECAHQKGTQALSEQHISANLLSDEMRSKKQPVADQDESLMMGEVTLRKPTKDKIARQLQRLKSPKEESLCPSLKKDTQLYTGTCLPGTSWKEGDPTFAGGDRIHGAFVTLSYPQRLLPVKKQPHRTCKRISCQEPVTVRRKISKVRNSDCGKNFSSPVPTKAHRLLSPCTVPAKPLEPETVALESLRGHTPKPKATLCHSLRSLSCRKPTKESALLDKLSVLASKLTLAAKPQRLRCRRYSSSLVPLAKNYKRLRYKKLLDGFSHNAVQLDPYLAATGWSRGSHSRPLALYSLEAVKISFIDLSNKMPSLLLGTENTPFSFHVKSASSCMAESSRTFPEHCAPSRLALTEASPCSPPSPKWTFSFFLSHGCPGVATFREDTGLSSQTHTQAPLRDYGGTAIVQTRADCSGLGLHTLLALCSPGCYRIWTKRRNFSSHMPTMQRLLLTQFTQGLKGLRSPASIADKVFSSLPYSVGRVLSIWSQHGPSCTFKLPALHSPHSKQQGSLSALSRLEPVFPALVPKSCLVTEPSVSTLLLSASELQVPAFDELDGVSAACPRPQSSPAQQEEAEPEKRPKKVSQIRIRKTIPKPDPNLTPMGLPRPKRLKKKEFSLEEIYTNKNYKSPPASRCLETIFEEPKERNGTLISISQQKRKRVLEFPDFTVPRKRRARGKVKLAGSFTRAQKAALQTRELDALLIQKLMDLETFFAKEEEQEHQPAAENSSGSLL, from the exons ATGCTGTCATCTGGAGTAGAGACTCAGCCAGTTCCACTTGGTTCCTCCATGTCTGCTGTGGTACAGGAGTTGTACTCTGGACTCTCAGTAAGTGTCTCCAAAGAGCTTCATGCTGAGCAGGAGCCGAGTATGACTCCAGATCTAAAGCCTGGAGCCTCAAGCTCTCCCATAAGTCATGGCAGAGCATCACCCCAGGGCTTGCAGAGGACTCATGCAGAAGGTTGTTGTGAAGAAAGCTCTGAAACCGTGGATTATGGGGGCAAGACTGGGTGGTGTGGACTAGTGGACCCTACAAGAGGGCCTATGGCTTATGAGGTCTTGGATAGGGAAGAGAGACCCAAAAGCATGGAGCCAAAGGTCTTCAGAGATCAAGGAGATCAGGCGCAAGTTTTCAGAGGCCCATGTGAGGGAGCAAAGGAAGACCCGTGCCAACATTCCACAACTACTAAGGAAAAGATCTGCCCCAGTCAG GATCTCCTCCTGATACAGTCCAGCAAAGGACCTGTATGTGCAGACCGCCCTGGAGATGCACGAAAGAACAGAG GAAATGTACACAATACAGCTGGAACTCTGCCAGAACCCACTGAAGAGAGACGAG GGAACAGTACTGTTTCCAAAATgagcaaagggaaggaagagtcaTGTGACTTACACCCTGTCTATAAAGAAGAGGACAATCACCAGCAGAGTCTCCGCCACCATAAGGAAAAGCACAGTTCTGCACATGATGGTTCCATCGCTCCAGGAAGCATAGACGCTATAACACCCTCGgaagaaaattctaaaattttatgtCTCACACCATATTTGTCTGGTTCAAAATCCTTAGAAAAATGTGGTTTTGAAAGCAGTGGATTGACAAAGGCATCTGCTGAAAAAACGCACGAGGTTGATCAAAGCCAGGACTTCACTTGTAGAGAAGAAAGGACTGTGGAATCCAGTAACCACAGCAACTGTCACACTCTAGCTGGCTGTCCCTGTATAGACAGCTGTAGTTCTATGCTTAATTCTCCTACTGAAGCCACAGAAATTACGTTTAAAAAGAATGATGTGAAAATTACTTTAAACCTTGATGGTAATTTGATAAATTCTGAGGACCATAGGAAAACTGTTGTGGATGTGACCCATCCTGAGGAAAACTCTGAGGAAAGCAGCTTTTCCTTATTGGTGCACACGGAAGATCCTGAACAAACAACGGTAAAGTCCAGTGCCCTGAACGGGAAGATTTACAGTAAGGTTGCTCAGTCTGTAGTCAGCCTCCAGAGGAAGCTGGGCGACTGTCCGCCAAATGAAGCCTTGTGCAACGAGTTTTTGCCTGAAAGAAAGCCCCTTCAGAGCTCGATGCCAGAAGATCCAGTAAGTTCTGAACATAATGAAATATCAAAATCCAAGGAAGGTACTGCAAAATTACCATCATCTCCAGAAAAACCTGTTCAGCCCTCACAGGACAGCATTTCCCATTTTGATGGACCCATCACCGTTTGTGAGATAAGTGAATGTTCTCCTAACGGAAAACTGGTTGCACACAAAATAGAACATGAATGTGTTTCACATCAACAAGTGTCCCTTAGTTCTCAAGACCATGTGACAGCTGACTCTCTACTAAGTATAAACAGAGAAATGCCTTCAGCAGCATGCAAAGATGTTCAAGAGAGCCGTCGTTTTCTGGAGAATGGAGTAAATGTTACCCCTGACACTCAAACCATTCCTGCTGAGACAAAAACGGAAGCCATGTCTCCACAAGGTGACAAAGCCTGTGGTGCCTCCTCATTCATACAAACCTTAAACATCAAAACAAGCAGCTCAGAAGGGCAAAAAGAAATGACTGGTGTACATTCCACGTTTCTCTCAAGTGTGAGGGGAGCGGCTGGCTCCTCCCTTGTCAGAGAATGTCAAAATGTTCAGTCTCGGGATCTCTTCAGCTGTCATTGCATAACACAAGATGCATCTGAAGAGAACATGTGCTCTGCTTGTGCTGCCTATGAACCTAGCAAAGATATTCTGAAAGTTAGcaactgtaaaataaaatgtggaaatGCATCTCAAAGACCAGAAGATTTTGCAGAAAATAGCACCCTCTTGGAGAGTGAACCTGCTGGGAGAGAGATGCAAAGCAGCATCCTAGGAGGCACAGTCAGAGGTTCAGTGACAGCAGCTGTGTCACATAGTGCTCCTCTGAACGCAGCTGCTCACGTGGAAACCGGTGATGAGGGACTGGTTGGAAAAAAACAAGACCAACACAGAGACACTGAGATTTATAAACACAGCATCTCTGCTGGTGACACACAAGAACTAAGCCAATCTGTAAACATTCCAAGTCCTGAAACAGTAGTGGACCAGTCTCTGAGTGTTATTTCATCGCATTTCAAAGCCATGCCCCGAGCAGCTGGAAGTCTTCACCAGAAAGCAGGTGAAGTCTCTGACTGTCAGAGTAGCCAAAATAGTCTAGACAAATGCAGATGTGAAGGCAAGCCAGCCAGGGAAGGACTAAATGGTGACTACCGAGAGACCCTCCCTGAGGTAAGCCATAAGCAAAAGGATCGGATAGTCTGTTCAGGCAGTAAAGTCCCTCTGTCTTGTGGCAGTTTAAAGCAAAAAGACCCCAAAAGagcctttaaaaatattcctgGTTCTGAAGAGTTCACACACAGTATGCTAGATGTGGTATGTCCAGACTGCAGAGGTGAGCCTACAGAGGGAGTGCAGGGTCTAGAAGCATCTAGTCTATCTGGTCATTGTACAAGGCACGAGTCACTGGCACACCATGAGACTTTAAGAAGTACCTCATCTCTTCGAGGAGAACTGAATGTTGTATTTATAGGTACACCTGGCTGGCACTCAGAACTCCCAAATGCTGCTGCTTCTACAGTAGACTCTCCTGAGATGGAAAAATCACATGAAGAAAAAGTATGCAAATCTCTAAAAGACTATGAAGTAGAAGAATGTCCAGACTCTGCCATTGATCATGAAGTAAAATCTATTGAAGATCATGAGCCACAGAGAAGAGCGCCGGAGAGAGAAGGTGTGTCTTTAAATGACATTCATTGTGAGCATCAAGGTAAAGGAGGATCCATGACAGAGGGACTGAGACTTGAAACAAATTCTGAGTTTGGCAAGAAGAAAACCTTTGGATTATCCTTAAAAGACTCAGTGTCTCCTGGGTGCCAAGACTCTATCAAGGTGGTACATTCTCGTCTGTCTTCTCTGGAACATTCACCAGCTGATGTTCCTGGTGAAATGCCTAACTTGAAACATCACTTTAAACCCAAAGATGGTAAAGTGCTTTGTGAAAATGTCAAGGATTGCACAGTCCTGTCTGACATGAAGGAAGGAATACCAATGGATTCAAATAACCCCTGTGAACGAGATAGCACATACGTCAGTGTGGACAGCAATGCGTGCAAAGCTTGTCACTCTCATAGGAATTCCACTGATAAACATTTGCCTTTGACAATGGAAACAGCAATTAAAGTgaataaagaagaaactgaagaacatCAGAAGGGACTACTGGGTCACATAGCTGTTGGGGAAGCAGCTGAGGAGACCATCACCAGAGCAGGTCATGATGGTAATTCTCAGACCCACGTGAAATGCCAGAGAGTGCAAAATGTTGCTGAAACCCCACAAAACCAGGGAGTTGTGGACTCTGCCTTGCCAAAGGAAGAGTGTGCACATCAGAAGGGCACACAGGCACTATCGGAACAGCACATATCAGCAAACTTGCTGTCAGATGAGATGCGAAGTAAGAAGCAACCTGTGGCTGACCAGGATGAGTCCCTTATGATGGGAGAAGTCACCCTAAGAAAGCCAACCAAGGACAAAATTGCTAGACAGCTTCAGAGGTTGAAatccccaaaagaagaaagcttaTGTCCTTCATTAAAGAAAGACACTCAATTATACACAGGTACTTGCCTTCCTGGTACCTCCTGGAAAGAAGGTGACCCCACTTTTGCTGGAGGTGATCGAATACACGGTGCCTTCGTGACTCTGTCGTATCCGCAAAGACTGCTTCCTGTAAAGAAGCAGCCTCATCGAACGTGTAAGAGAATTTCTTGTCAGGAGCCGGTCACTGTGCggagaaaaataagtaaagtgAGAAATTCTGATTGTGGAAAGAATTTCTCTAGCCCAGTTCCCACAAAAGCACACAGACTTCTCAGCCCATGTACCGTGCCTGCCAAGCCATTGGAACCTGAAACCGTAGCTCTCGAGAGTTTGCGTGGCCACACACCAAAGCCGAAGGCTACTCTGTGCCACTCCCTGAGGAGCCTGAGCTGTAGGAAGCCTACCAAAGAATCAGCCTTACTAGACAAGCTGTCTGTCCTGGCCTCCAAACTGACTCTGGCCGCAAAGCCCCAGAGACTCAGATGTCGGCGGTATTCCTCTTCCCTTGTTCCACTGGCTAAAAACTACAAGCGCCTCCGATATAAAAAGCTCCTAGATGGATTTTCACATAACGCAGTGCAGCTGGACCCATATTTGGCAGCTACTGGGTGGAGTAGGGGGTCTCACAGTAGGCCCTTGGCACTTTATTCTCTTGAAGCTGTTAAAATAAGCTTCATAGATTTGAGCAACAAGATGCCGTCACTGCTGCTTGGTACCGAAAACACCCCGTTTTCCTTTCATGTGAAGTCAGCATCCAGTTGCATGGCCGAGTCCTCCAGGACTTTTCCTGAGCACTGTGCCCCGTCGAGGCTTGCCTTAACAGAGGCCTCCCCGTGCtcacctccatctcccaagtggaccttctctttcttcttgtccCACGGTTGCCCTGGGGTGGCCACATTCAGGGAAGACACTGGCCTCAGTAgtcagacacacactcaggctcCTCTCCGAGATTATGGAGGCACTGCCATAGTTCAGACCAGAGCAGACTGCTCTGGCCTTGGCCTTCACACACTTCTAGCACTTTGTTCACCCGGATGTTATCGAATCTGGACAAAAAGACGGAACTTCTCCAGTCACATGCCTACCATGCAGAGGCTCCTCTTGACCCAGTTTACACAGGGCCTAAAAGGGTTAAGGTCTCCAGCCTCTATAGCCGATAAggtcttctcttctctgccctaCTCGGTGGGCCGAGTGCTGTCCATTTGGAGCCAGCACGGACCCTCTTGTACCTTCAAATTGCCAGCTCTTCATTCTCCTCATAGCAAGCAGCAGGGGAGCCTGAGCGCCCTGAGCAG GCTAGAGCCTGTGTTTCCTGCCTTGGTGCCAAAGTCTTGCTTGGTAACAGAACCCTCTGTCAGCACGCTCCTGCTCTCGGCCTCGGAGCTCCAGGTTCCTGCGTTTGATGAGTTGGATGGTGTGTCAGCAGCTTGCCCCCGACCACAGAGCAGCCCGGCACAGCAGGAGGAG GCCGAGCCAGAGAAGAGACCAAAGAAAGTCTCACAGATCCGCATCCGGAAAACCATTCCTAAACCAGATCCCAACCTTACCCCGATGGGTCTGCCTCGGCCCAAAAG